In Gossypium hirsutum isolate 1008001.06 chromosome D06, Gossypium_hirsutum_v2.1, whole genome shotgun sequence, one genomic interval encodes:
- the LOC107944073 gene encoding peptidyl-tRNA hydrolase ICT1, mitochondrial isoform X3, translating into MQQLLQEAEERASSAGNKPTPQITLDHVMVSFARSGGPSGQNVNKVNTKVDMRFNVKQAYWLSDRIRERIMQMIIGF; encoded by the exons ATGCAGCAGCTCCTTCAGGAAGCGGAAGAGAGAGCCAGCTCTGCCGGGAATAAGCCCACTCCTCAAATCACTTTGG ATCATGTTATGGTGAGTTTTGCAAGGAGTGGTGGCCCTAGTGGTCAAAATGTAAACAAGG TTAACACCAAGGTGGACATGCGGTTCAATGTAAAACAAGCTTATTGGCTTAGTGACAGGATTAGAGAGAGGATTATG
- the LOC107944073 gene encoding uncharacterized protein isoform X2, translating to MPTEKSPLISHKCSSSFRKRKREPALPGISPLLKSLWGSYKEPINIYGAEFLYTDHVMVSFARSGGPSGQNVNKVNTKVDMRFNVKQAYWLSDRIRERIMQMIIGF from the exons ATGCCGACAGAAAAGTCTCCGCTCATCTCTCACAAATGCAGCAGCTCCTTCAGGAAGCGGAAGAGAGAGCCAGCTCTGCCGGGAATAAGCCCACTCCTCAAATCACTTTGG ggcaGTTACAAAGAGCCAATAAACATTTATGGTGCTGAATTCTTGTATACAGATCATGTTATGGTGAGTTTTGCAAGGAGTGGTGGCCCTAGTGGTCAAAATGTAAACAAGG TTAACACCAAGGTGGACATGCGGTTCAATGTAAAACAAGCTTATTGGCTTAGTGACAGGATTAGAGAGAGGATTATG
- the LOC107944073 gene encoding uncharacterized protein isoform X1, which produces MPTEKSPLISHKCSSSFRKRKREPALPGISPLLKSLWVTNDIHGSYKEPINIYGAEFLYTDHVMVSFARSGGPSGQNVNKVNTKVDMRFNVKQAYWLSDRIRERIMQMIIGF; this is translated from the exons ATGCCGACAGAAAAGTCTCCGCTCATCTCTCACAAATGCAGCAGCTCCTTCAGGAAGCGGAAGAGAGAGCCAGCTCTGCCGGGAATAAGCCCACTCCTCAAATCACTTTGGGTAACTAATGATATTCAT ggcaGTTACAAAGAGCCAATAAACATTTATGGTGCTGAATTCTTGTATACAGATCATGTTATGGTGAGTTTTGCAAGGAGTGGTGGCCCTAGTGGTCAAAATGTAAACAAGG TTAACACCAAGGTGGACATGCGGTTCAATGTAAAACAAGCTTATTGGCTTAGTGACAGGATTAGAGAGAGGATTATG